In Aquiflexum balticum DSM 16537, a single genomic region encodes these proteins:
- a CDS encoding AI-2E family transporter yields MGFQEIKLPAYLKALFVLLLIIVIIFILTIGRSILVPLFLAGIISVLLTPFSNWLEKKKISRILSTTLALVSGIFLILGLFTFVIFQIASFTKDLDNVGEKLNTYLTEIDNFLKQILNIETGIGQGINQNYLIELLQSNSSNLAEFLLGTLGSLSSVVLLPVFIFFFLLYRDHLTAFIAALYSGHDNEKIKLEIRNLRKVIQNYIIGIFKVMAILAVLNTIALFGLGIKHAIFFGVFAALLNIIPYLGPFLGAILPTVFAFLTKDGLFYPIGVVVAFQIIQLIESNFLTPKIVGSNVNLNAFATFLGLLVGASIWGVIGMILIIPTLAVLKKIFELSESTMPFAMLLGEEKKTDAKITD; encoded by the coding sequence ATGGGATTTCAAGAAATTAAATTACCTGCCTATCTCAAAGCACTTTTTGTTCTATTACTGATTATTGTGATTATTTTTATTTTAACAATTGGCAGAAGTATTCTTGTCCCACTATTTCTTGCAGGAATAATATCCGTACTTCTAACACCATTTAGCAACTGGCTGGAAAAAAAGAAAATCTCCAGAATATTAAGTACAACCCTCGCGTTGGTTTCAGGTATCTTTTTGATTCTTGGATTATTTACTTTTGTGATTTTTCAGATCGCAAGTTTCACGAAAGATCTTGATAATGTCGGAGAAAAATTAAATACCTATCTCACTGAAATTGACAACTTTTTAAAACAAATTTTGAATATAGAGACAGGAATAGGACAGGGAATCAATCAAAATTATTTGATAGAATTACTCCAATCCAACAGTTCCAATCTGGCTGAATTTCTTTTGGGTACTCTTGGTTCTTTGTCCAGTGTAGTCCTTTTACCGGTATTTATTTTCTTTTTTCTCCTATACAGAGATCATTTGACAGCATTCATTGCGGCATTGTACAGCGGTCATGATAATGAGAAAATCAAACTCGAAATCAGAAATCTGAGAAAAGTCATACAAAACTACATCATTGGTATTTTTAAGGTTATGGCAATATTGGCAGTATTGAATACCATTGCCTTATTTGGACTTGGTATCAAGCATGCCATTTTCTTTGGAGTATTTGCTGCCTTATTAAACATCATTCCTTATTTGGGCCCGTTTTTGGGAGCCATTTTACCTACTGTTTTCGCCTTCCTGACCAAGGACGGGTTATTTTATCCCATAGGCGTTGTGGTTGCATTTCAGATCATTCAACTCATAGAAAGCAATTTTTTAACTCCCAAAATTGTTGGAAGCAATGTCAACCTCAATGCCTTTGCAACTTTTCTTGGTTTATTGGTGGGCGCTTCTATTTGGGGAGTAATTGGAATGATCTTGATTATACCCACTTTGGCTGTGCTCAAAAAAATATTTGAACTCAGTGAATCAACCATGCCATTCGCGATGTTATTAGGGGAAGAGAAAAAAACTGATGCAAAAATTACTGATTAG
- a CDS encoding tetratricopeptide repeat protein, protein MQKLLIRFYFTFILIQPLFLIFSCDSPETKKGRYLLKGNEKLKENDTKAAIEFYSEALKIDPQFKDALYNRGMVSLEVNRLEDAINDFSKILDTNPKDTLALFQRGLTFLDNGEYYKALADSKLLIAYSSDSWRSYFLEGLILEKLKKYEESLLSFEKALELFPDNPEVLVNQATIFYYLKDFEKASLALDKAENLNPKEANIFNLRSMIAFDSGNYESALDAINTAISINPKQAFYYNNRGLYLVYLGHPDKGLEDINYSLKQNSKNLYALRNKGIYHYYKNEKELALRYLEDVFEKDPSMDLTEEYLEKSKNL, encoded by the coding sequence ATGCAAAAATTACTGATTAGATTTTACTTTACATTTATTTTAATCCAACCATTATTCCTCATCTTTTCATGCGATAGTCCTGAAACAAAAAAGGGCAGGTATTTATTGAAAGGAAATGAAAAATTAAAGGAGAATGATACCAAAGCCGCCATAGAATTCTATAGTGAAGCGCTTAAAATCGATCCCCAATTCAAAGATGCACTTTATAACCGGGGCATGGTATCCCTTGAGGTAAACAGACTGGAAGACGCGATAAATGATTTCAGCAAAATTTTGGATACAAACCCAAAGGACACCCTCGCCTTGTTCCAAAGGGGGCTTACCTTTTTGGATAACGGTGAATATTATAAAGCACTCGCTGACAGTAAACTACTTATAGCATATTCTTCGGACAGCTGGAGAAGTTATTTTTTGGAGGGTTTGATTCTTGAAAAACTCAAGAAATATGAAGAATCCCTTCTTTCTTTTGAAAAAGCACTGGAATTGTTCCCTGATAACCCCGAAGTGTTGGTAAATCAGGCCACAATTTTTTACTATTTAAAAGATTTCGAAAAAGCCTCATTGGCACTGGATAAAGCTGAAAATCTCAATCCAAAAGAAGCCAATATTTTCAATCTACGGTCTATGATTGCTTTTGATTCGGGAAATTATGAGTCTGCCCTTGATGCCATAAATACAGCAATATCGATTAATCCAAAACAGGCATTCTATTACAATAACAGGGGGCTATACCTTGTCTATCTGGGTCATCCGGACAAAGGATTGGAAGACATCAACTATAGCTTAAAACAAAATTCCAAAAACCTATATGCCCTCAGAAACAAAGGGATTTATCATTATTATAAAAATGAAAAGGAATTGGCACTGAGATATTTGGAAGATGTTTTCGAAAAAGATCCCTCCATGGATTTGACAGAAGAATACTTGGAGAAATCTAAAAATCTTTAG
- a CDS encoding PAS domain-containing hybrid sensor histidine kinase/response regulator has protein sequence MKERGINNTFKKIIYESSEMVFLADDTYPYNIFYTNVAFEKGLGQFLDDKTLVGLGLDINSYIFNEELIITYQEKEYVFNLELPQENGSNYFLFYKGKEIKTKGMPSKRETQLFLKNWNDIIGIGQENFLTWVSESVENVLGYTQDEVTNVELCQFFHAEDLPKAQELWLEVKNGNEISRFIARMLHKNGNYIWIDWQINFIEGKFYIIGKDVSEEQLSKSHHEWKFELFKLGEKISKSGVWDISLPGNQVYWSEELYRIFEIDQPTVFTLEQNLLFFLPEFRPVIQKAMTELMAIGNGFDLKLKIKTQKGNEKWVRMLGKAFLKENEVVKVYGTFQDISDSFNLLNELSLFKEMFELSPETILILDLEGNIIFTNQEAKEKLDFSFKDNYSPNIFDFDTKFKEKSTWQEHVLHLTEKKSRIYQSRLANAIGGEYEVEVNCNLTEIQGKKYIISFARDISDRIVLENSLKESSDFLLHLTEQVPGALYQFVLDKEGEMTFSYLSPGIKDLLGVEGDEFSGMKHIGQAINKVHPEDIAQVLTSTVASARKLKPWACQFRVIENITGGFKWVLGAAKPELMENGDVVWYGYLTDISEQKRFENNLKNAREQAERASQIKSEFLSMISHELRTPLNAISGSVYSLLQDDHSQVQASALNTINFAVDNLIIMINDLLDYQKIEAGKLTLENNPMNLKNVVGQVMNGLEFHAKDSRNKLTLHMLEELNIDVKGDKVRLAQVLNNLITNALKFTNNGKVDVTLRLKESNAGKAKVYFEVKDTGVGIAKEHQDRIFDQFDQIQHSFSKKYGGTGLGLSITKKLLEQMDSQIKIESEVGIGSTFFFEIEFEKISKTIPAESKPADLTDDRFNKIKLLMAEDNDVNALVLGKIIKKWGINYERVHNGQEAVHAVSQGKYDCVLMDIQMPVMDGFEATKIIKTISNVPVIALSAAAKQDLLEKIEECGFTGYVSKPIDAAELLKKIKEVLA, from the coding sequence ATGAAAGAAAGAGGTATCAACAATACGTTTAAAAAGATCATATATGAATCATCTGAGATGGTTTTTTTAGCTGATGATACCTATCCATATAATATTTTCTATACAAATGTGGCTTTTGAGAAGGGTTTGGGCCAGTTTTTAGATGACAAAACATTGGTGGGTTTGGGCTTGGATATCAACTCTTATATTTTCAACGAAGAATTGATTATAACCTACCAAGAGAAAGAATATGTTTTCAACCTTGAGTTACCACAGGAGAATGGCTCCAATTATTTTCTTTTTTACAAAGGAAAGGAGATCAAAACCAAAGGGATGCCTTCAAAAAGAGAAACCCAGTTATTTCTCAAAAATTGGAATGATATTATAGGAATTGGACAGGAAAATTTTTTAACGTGGGTAAGCGAGTCAGTAGAAAATGTATTGGGATATACCCAAGACGAGGTTACCAATGTCGAGCTTTGCCAGTTTTTCCATGCTGAGGATCTACCTAAGGCCCAGGAATTGTGGTTGGAGGTTAAAAACGGCAATGAAATCAGTCGGTTTATTGCAAGAATGCTTCACAAAAACGGGAATTATATTTGGATTGACTGGCAGATAAATTTTATTGAGGGCAAATTTTATATTATTGGTAAAGATGTAAGTGAAGAACAGCTATCCAAATCCCATCATGAATGGAAATTTGAACTTTTTAAGCTTGGAGAAAAAATCTCCAAATCGGGTGTTTGGGATATAAGTCTCCCTGGCAACCAAGTCTATTGGAGTGAGGAATTGTACCGGATTTTTGAAATAGACCAACCCACTGTTTTTACCCTTGAACAGAACTTGTTGTTTTTTCTGCCTGAATTCAGACCTGTTATCCAAAAAGCGATGACTGAATTGATGGCCATAGGAAATGGCTTTGACCTCAAGCTGAAAATAAAAACCCAAAAAGGGAATGAAAAATGGGTGAGAATGTTGGGCAAAGCATTTTTGAAAGAAAACGAGGTTGTGAAAGTTTATGGGACATTTCAGGATATTTCTGATAGTTTCAATCTGTTGAATGAATTAAGTCTTTTCAAAGAGATGTTTGAACTTTCTCCCGAAACCATCTTAATATTGGATTTGGAAGGCAACATTATTTTTACCAATCAGGAAGCAAAGGAAAAGCTTGATTTCTCATTTAAGGACAACTATTCCCCAAACATATTCGACTTTGATACTAAGTTTAAAGAAAAATCCACCTGGCAGGAGCATGTACTTCATCTAACAGAAAAGAAAAGCAGAATTTACCAAAGCAGGTTGGCAAATGCAATCGGCGGTGAATATGAAGTTGAAGTGAATTGTAACCTTACCGAAATACAGGGGAAAAAGTATATCATTTCATTTGCGAGAGATATTTCAGATAGAATTGTATTGGAGAATTCTTTAAAGGAGTCTTCAGATTTTTTACTGCATCTGACTGAACAGGTCCCGGGGGCACTCTATCAGTTTGTTTTGGATAAAGAAGGGGAAATGACCTTTTCTTATTTAAGTCCAGGAATTAAAGACTTGCTTGGTGTTGAAGGAGATGAGTTTAGTGGTATGAAACATATAGGACAGGCCATCAATAAAGTACATCCTGAAGATATAGCACAAGTACTTACTTCCACTGTTGCTTCGGCGCGAAAACTGAAGCCTTGGGCCTGCCAATTCCGGGTAATTGAAAACATTACCGGAGGATTTAAATGGGTTTTGGGAGCTGCCAAGCCGGAGTTGATGGAGAATGGGGATGTGGTTTGGTATGGATATCTTACAGATATTTCTGAGCAAAAAAGATTTGAGAATAATCTGAAAAATGCCCGGGAACAAGCTGAAAGAGCCAGTCAGATCAAATCTGAATTCCTCTCCATGATCAGCCATGAATTGCGTACTCCTTTAAATGCTATTTCGGGTTCAGTATATTCCCTATTGCAGGATGACCATTCTCAGGTTCAGGCATCTGCCTTGAATACCATTAATTTTGCTGTTGATAATCTGATAATCATGATCAATGATTTATTGGATTATCAAAAGATTGAAGCCGGGAAACTGACTTTGGAAAACAATCCGATGAACCTTAAAAACGTGGTCGGCCAAGTCATGAACGGATTGGAATTTCATGCCAAGGATAGCAGAAACAAGCTGACTCTCCATATGTTGGAAGAATTGAACATAGACGTGAAGGGTGATAAGGTCAGATTGGCACAGGTCCTGAATAATTTGATTACCAATGCACTGAAATTCACCAATAACGGTAAAGTTGATGTTACACTTAGATTAAAAGAAAGTAACGCAGGGAAGGCAAAAGTATATTTCGAAGTGAAAGATACCGGTGTTGGGATTGCAAAAGAGCATCAAGACAGGATATTTGATCAATTTGACCAAATCCAACACTCATTCAGTAAAAAATACGGAGGCACAGGCCTGGGACTTTCCATCACCAAAAAGCTCCTGGAGCAAATGGACAGTCAAATCAAAATCGAGTCTGAAGTCGGTATCGGCTCAACTTTCTTCTTCGAAATCGAGTTTGAAAAAATCAGTAAAACAATCCCTGCGGAATCTAAACCTGCTGATTTGACAGATGACCGATTCAATAAAATTAAATTATTGATGGCCGAGGACAATGATGTCAATGCATTGGTTTTAGGTAAAATCATCAAAAAATGGGGTATTAACTATGAAAGGGTGCATAATGGCCAAGAAGCTGTTCATGCGGTAAGTCAGGGCAAATATGACTGTGTATTGATGGATATTCAGATGCCCGTCATGGATGGATTTGAGGCAACAAAAATCATAAAAACGATTTCAAATGTGCCTGTTATTGCACTTTCCGCTGCTGCAAAGCAGGATTTGTTGGAGAAAATAGAAGAGTGTGGCTTTACAGGATATGTTTCCAAGCCTATTGACGCCGCTGAACTTTTGAAAAAAATCAAGGAAGTTCTTGCCTAA
- a CDS encoding aconitate hydratase, whose amino-acid sequence MAFDIGMIKAVYSKFPSRIEAARKAVGRPLTLTEKILYAHLTDGEATKAFERGVSYVEFNPDRVAMQDATAQMALLQFMQAGRNQVAVPSTVHCDHLIQAEVGAVADLDKAKDKNREVYDFLSSVSNKYGIGFWKPGAGIIHQVVLENYAFPGGMMIGTDSHTPNAGGLGMIAIGVGGADACDVMAGLPWELKFPKLIGVKLTGKLSGWTSAKDVILKVAGILTVKGGTGAVVEYFGDGARSLSATGKGTICNMGAEIGATTSIFGYDEKSEAYLRGTERGDIADMANAIKAHLTGDDDVYSNPEKYFDQVIEINLSQLEPHINGPFTPDLAWPLSKFAAAVKENGWPAKLEVGLIGSCTNSSYEDISRAASLAQQAVDKNLVAKSEYTITPGSEQVRFTVERDGFLNIFENMGGVVLANACGPCIGQWARHGAEKQEKNSIITSFNRNFAKRADGNPNTHSFVASPEIVTAMAIAGDLTFNPMTDSLTNEAGVQVRLDEPNGLELPPKGFAVEDAGYQAPAEDGSTVEVKVDVKSERLQLLEPFMPWEGTDLTGLKLLIKAKGKCTTDHISMAGPWLRFRGHLDNISNNMLIGAVNYFNEATNKVKNQLNGEYAEVPAVQRQYKMQGVGSIVVGDENYGEGSSREHAAMEPRFLGVRAILVKSFARIHETNLKKQGMLALTFANSSDYDLIQENDSIDIIGLRDFAPGKQLTVVLNHEDGSKDEIKVNHTYNAGQIEWFKAGSALNLIKAGL is encoded by the coding sequence ATGGCATTTGATATAGGAATGATCAAGGCGGTTTACTCCAAATTCCCTTCAAGGATTGAAGCTGCAAGAAAGGCTGTAGGTAGGCCTCTTACGTTGACTGAAAAAATATTGTATGCACACCTTACAGACGGTGAAGCTACAAAAGCTTTTGAAAGGGGAGTATCTTACGTTGAATTTAATCCGGATAGGGTAGCAATGCAGGATGCCACAGCCCAGATGGCACTGCTTCAGTTTATGCAGGCTGGCCGCAATCAGGTAGCCGTTCCATCGACTGTCCATTGCGATCACTTGATACAGGCAGAAGTAGGTGCTGTTGCTGATTTGGATAAAGCTAAAGACAAAAACAGGGAGGTTTATGATTTCCTTTCTTCTGTATCAAATAAATATGGTATTGGCTTCTGGAAGCCAGGTGCTGGAATTATCCATCAGGTCGTACTTGAAAACTATGCGTTTCCGGGCGGAATGATGATTGGGACAGATTCCCACACGCCAAATGCAGGTGGTTTGGGAATGATAGCCATAGGTGTCGGTGGTGCTGATGCCTGTGATGTAATGGCAGGTCTTCCCTGGGAATTGAAATTCCCCAAGCTGATTGGAGTAAAATTGACCGGTAAACTTTCCGGTTGGACTTCTGCTAAGGATGTAATCCTCAAAGTTGCAGGTATACTTACAGTAAAAGGCGGAACAGGTGCCGTAGTTGAATATTTCGGAGATGGTGCAAGATCTCTGTCCGCAACGGGTAAAGGAACTATCTGCAATATGGGTGCGGAAATAGGGGCAACCACTTCCATCTTTGGTTATGATGAGAAATCTGAGGCTTACCTGAGAGGTACAGAAAGAGGTGATATAGCTGATATGGCCAATGCTATCAAAGCCCACTTAACAGGAGACGATGATGTGTATTCAAATCCTGAAAAATATTTTGATCAGGTTATTGAAATCAACCTTTCTCAACTTGAACCCCATATCAATGGACCCTTCACTCCGGATTTGGCTTGGCCGCTTTCCAAGTTTGCCGCAGCGGTAAAAGAAAACGGTTGGCCGGCAAAGCTTGAAGTCGGATTGATTGGCTCCTGTACCAACTCTTCTTATGAAGATATTTCCAGGGCTGCGTCTTTGGCGCAGCAAGCAGTAGATAAAAACCTTGTAGCAAAGTCTGAATATACCATCACACCAGGTTCCGAACAGGTAAGGTTTACAGTAGAAAGAGATGGGTTTTTAAATATATTTGAAAATATGGGAGGTGTCGTATTGGCTAATGCCTGCGGACCTTGTATCGGACAGTGGGCAAGGCATGGCGCTGAAAAGCAGGAAAAAAACTCCATCATCACGTCTTTCAACAGAAATTTTGCAAAAAGAGCTGATGGTAATCCCAACACCCATTCTTTTGTAGCTTCCCCGGAAATAGTTACCGCCATGGCAATTGCAGGCGATCTGACATTCAACCCAATGACTGATTCTTTGACCAATGAAGCAGGTGTACAGGTGAGGTTGGACGAACCCAATGGATTGGAATTGCCTCCAAAAGGATTTGCAGTGGAAGATGCAGGATACCAAGCTCCTGCTGAAGACGGGTCTACGGTAGAAGTGAAGGTAGATGTCAAATCGGAAAGACTTCAATTATTGGAACCGTTCATGCCTTGGGAAGGCACTGACTTGACCGGATTGAAATTGTTGATCAAGGCGAAAGGAAAATGTACTACTGACCATATTTCCATGGCCGGTCCATGGTTAAGATTCCGTGGTCATTTGGATAATATCTCCAACAACATGTTGATCGGAGCAGTAAACTATTTTAATGAGGCCACCAACAAAGTGAAAAACCAATTGAATGGAGAATATGCCGAAGTTCCGGCTGTACAGCGTCAGTATAAGATGCAAGGGGTTGGTTCCATTGTAGTAGGAGATGAAAATTATGGCGAGGGTTCTTCAAGGGAACATGCGGCTATGGAACCCAGATTTCTGGGAGTAAGGGCCATCTTGGTTAAATCATTTGCCAGAATCCATGAAACCAATCTGAAGAAGCAGGGGATGTTGGCATTGACTTTTGCCAATTCTTCAGATTATGATCTGATTCAGGAAAATGACAGCATTGATATCATTGGCTTGAGAGATTTTGCGCCAGGTAAACAGTTGACAGTTGTCCTGAATCATGAAGATGGAAGTAAAGATGAGATTAAAGTAAACCATACTTACAATGCCGGTCAAATTGAATGGTTCAAGGCCGGATCTGCTTTAAATTTAATTAAAGCGGGACTTTGA
- a CDS encoding short-chain fatty acid transporter, which yields MKLDQKPKSKDWFPSTFKIALLLSAMVYIAVVFLTKPDHENIPVYGFEVLKFWQKGFWDLMEFTMQMILILVFGYALAVSRQVSKGIKKLVDLADSNLKSVMITAIVTICAGYLNWGFGLIIGAVLARQIGENAAQKGKSLNYHLVGASGYLGMMVWHGGLSGSATLKVAEKGHFLEDLIGVIPVNETIFSSANLLINLALVIVLISVIYILSNTKANASSLADIKSQKHHAVLPGKGYLGIIIGALILILAFSDFFYAGSDNLGFFDLNFVNFVLLGFGLILFRNPDAYFKALGKGMNSATDILIQFPFYAGILGMMKYSGFLDLSGEFLVSNSSAETFPLFSFFSAAAVNLFIPSGGGQWAIQGPILMEAAKSMSIDPAGMVLSFAYGDQLTNMLQPFWALPLLSITGISAKDILRYSFYFFLSGFLVFGFGIWILIC from the coding sequence GTGAAATTAGATCAAAAACCGAAATCCAAAGATTGGTTTCCATCCACCTTTAAAATTGCATTGTTGCTCAGTGCCATGGTGTATATTGCTGTGGTCTTCCTCACCAAGCCTGATCATGAAAATATTCCTGTCTATGGATTTGAGGTATTGAAATTTTGGCAAAAGGGTTTTTGGGATTTGATGGAATTTACCATGCAGATGATTCTGATATTGGTTTTTGGGTATGCACTTGCTGTTTCCAGACAAGTTAGCAAAGGCATCAAGAAACTTGTCGACCTTGCCGACAGTAACCTTAAATCGGTAATGATTACAGCAATTGTAACGATTTGTGCAGGGTATTTGAATTGGGGTTTTGGGTTGATTATTGGAGCTGTATTGGCAAGGCAGATAGGGGAAAACGCCGCTCAAAAAGGGAAATCTTTGAATTATCATTTAGTAGGTGCCTCAGGATATTTGGGTATGATGGTTTGGCATGGCGGGCTTTCCGGTTCTGCTACACTCAAAGTGGCAGAAAAAGGACATTTTTTGGAAGACTTGATAGGAGTAATCCCAGTCAATGAAACAATTTTTTCTTCTGCCAATCTCTTGATTAACCTGGCTTTGGTTATTGTCCTGATATCAGTGATTTATATTTTATCAAATACCAAAGCCAATGCATCTTCCTTAGCCGATATCAAATCCCAAAAGCATCATGCCGTGCTTCCAGGGAAAGGATATTTAGGAATAATTATCGGAGCGTTGATCTTGATATTGGCATTTTCTGATTTTTTCTATGCCGGATCTGACAATCTCGGGTTTTTTGATCTCAATTTCGTCAATTTTGTTTTGTTGGGTTTTGGACTGATCTTATTCAGAAATCCAGATGCTTATTTCAAGGCTTTGGGAAAAGGAATGAACAGTGCCACGGATATTTTGATTCAGTTTCCGTTTTATGCCGGAATTTTGGGCATGATGAAATATTCGGGATTTTTGGATCTATCAGGGGAATTTTTGGTTTCAAATTCATCAGCTGAAACTTTTCCCTTGTTTTCTTTTTTCAGTGCTGCGGCTGTCAATCTGTTTATTCCGTCGGGAGGCGGCCAATGGGCCATTCAGGGCCCCATATTGATGGAAGCAGCTAAAAGCATGTCAATTGATCCGGCAGGCATGGTACTTTCATTTGCATATGGTGACCAATTGACCAATATGCTTCAACCATTTTGGGCTTTGCCCTTGTTATCCATTACCGGAATTAGTGCAAAGGATATCCTGCGATATAGCTTTTATTTCTTTCTGAGCGGTTTTTTGGTATTTGGATTTGGAATATGGATTTTGATATGTTGA
- a CDS encoding sensor histidine kinase, translating to MNIFSLILLLSGIFSIGVSAVIILRLGDMIRWFAITMLLISIWALAYGFELSSQSLDTMLFWIKIEYIGISFAPAAWLWFCLKYTGLEKWINSKTAVLIFTLPLVTYLLVLTNSYHNLHYKEVLVDYSGPFPLLSITIGPWYYINTAFFYLSLIFGNILLLVRFNNADSLYKKQSNLLIIAGFVPWAFNIVYLFGFRPFGHIDMTPYAFLFSYIFIGIGLLKFDLFDLKPIARDKVFELITKGILVLDPKERIIDFNNPVLKILNNPGHSLIGKSITEVFGENHIIDSQIKKREKISFELAMDLNEPKMYYSINIIPIFNKKNVFRGAIILMVDITSQKENQNKLQQQAEELRKTNSLKDKLFTIISHDLKGPILGVRELIKLTNDGVISRDEFFDILPEVNRNMDSVSVLLENLLAWTSSQLKGEMIEKSVFNLESLIQQQFSLFEKTASQKGIRLKMEKFGESDVYADKNMIDLTIRNLISNAMKFSGANDVISVVLKEKESEVYIKVKDTGAGIDPENLQKLRNKESITTLGKNKESGTGLGLLLVQEYIAKNGGKLYIQSILNEGSDFSFYLPKFSANQSKPDKNDKVSTPSA from the coding sequence TTGAATATTTTTTCTTTAATCCTGTTATTATCAGGGATATTTTCTATTGGAGTTTCCGCAGTTATTATCTTAAGACTCGGAGATATGATCCGATGGTTTGCCATCACTATGCTTCTGATTTCCATTTGGGCTTTGGCGTATGGCTTCGAATTATCCAGTCAAAGTCTGGATACAATGCTGTTCTGGATTAAAATAGAATATATCGGCATATCCTTTGCACCGGCCGCTTGGTTGTGGTTTTGCCTGAAATACACGGGGTTGGAAAAATGGATAAATTCAAAAACGGCTGTTTTGATTTTCACTTTACCATTGGTCACCTACCTGCTTGTTTTGACCAACAGCTACCATAATCTACATTATAAAGAGGTTTTAGTGGATTATTCAGGTCCCTTCCCACTATTAAGTATTACCATCGGTCCCTGGTATTATATCAATACAGCCTTTTTTTATCTTTCCTTGATTTTTGGAAATATACTTTTATTGGTCCGGTTTAATAATGCTGATTCTTTATACAAAAAGCAGTCTAATCTTTTGATCATTGCCGGATTTGTACCTTGGGCATTTAATATTGTTTATCTCTTTGGATTCAGACCATTTGGCCATATTGATATGACCCCATATGCTTTTTTGTTTTCCTATATATTCATCGGAATAGGCTTGTTGAAATTCGACCTATTTGATTTAAAACCTATAGCGAGAGATAAAGTATTTGAATTGATTACAAAGGGCATTTTAGTCCTTGACCCCAAAGAAAGGATAATTGACTTTAACAATCCGGTATTAAAAATCCTCAACAATCCAGGTCACTCGCTGATCGGGAAATCCATCACAGAAGTATTTGGTGAGAACCATATTATCGATTCCCAAATTAAAAAAAGAGAAAAAATCTCTTTTGAACTTGCAATGGATCTGAATGAACCCAAAATGTATTACTCTATCAATATCATTCCCATTTTTAACAAAAAAAATGTATTCAGAGGAGCAATAATTTTGATGGTGGATATTACCTCCCAAAAAGAAAACCAAAACAAACTCCAACAACAAGCAGAGGAACTCAGAAAAACCAATTCACTCAAAGACAAATTATTTACCATTATTTCCCATGACCTTAAAGGACCCATTCTTGGTGTCAGAGAACTGATTAAACTTACCAATGATGGTGTAATCAGCAGGGATGAATTTTTCGATATCCTTCCCGAAGTGAACAGAAATATGGATTCTGTTTCAGTATTGCTCGAAAATCTATTGGCTTGGACCAGCAGTCAACTAAAAGGAGAAATGATTGAAAAGAGCGTTTTCAATTTAGAGTCTTTGATTCAGCAGCAATTTTCCTTGTTTGAAAAAACTGCATCTCAAAAAGGAATTCGATTGAAAATGGAGAAATTTGGTGAAAGTGACGTATATGCCGACAAGAATATGATAGACCTTACCATCAGGAATTTAATCAGCAATGCGATGAAGTTTTCAGGTGCAAACGACGTGATATCAGTGGTATTGAAAGAGAAAGAAAGCGAGGTCTACATAAAAGTCAAGGATACGGGAGCGGGTATAGATCCGGAAAATCTCCAGAAATTAAGAAACAAAGAATCGATCACGACATTAGGAAAAAACAAGGAATCCGGCACAGGTCTCGGACTATTACTTGTTCAGGAATACATAGCAAAAAACGGGGGAAAACTTTATATCCAAAGCATTTTGAACGAGGGAAGTGATTTCAGTTTTTATTTGCCCAAATTCAGCGCAAATCAATCTAAACCAGACAAAAACGACAAAGTATCCACCCCATCTGCATAA